One Capsicum annuum cultivar UCD-10X-F1 unplaced genomic scaffold, UCD10Xv1.1 ctg77262, whole genome shotgun sequence genomic window, CAACTGTTGAATCGTATAGTTGTTGGCCAAGGTCAAAGACAAGAAGGCCCAGTTGCAGGTGCAGTTGGTGCAGGTAGGGCAGCCAGTACGAGAATACGTGATTTCCTTAACTTAGACCCTCCATCATTCACTGGATCAGATCCAAATGAAGATCCACAGGATTTTATTGATCAGATCCAACGcaccttagatgttatgcatgtgagTGGTTCAGAAGCTGCTGAGTTGGCATATATAGATTGAAGGGTGTGGCTATATTGTGGTACGAAGCCTGGAAGCAGTCCCAAGGCATAGATACACCTCCAACTACTTGGGAGGAGTACAAAATggcctttcttgatcattacttACCATTAGAGATCCgagaggcccgtgcagatcagttcctgaacctccatcaggggaatatgagcgtgagggaatATAGTCTTAAATTTAATTCTCTGTCCAGGTACGCTCCTAATGTTGTTGCTACTATGGCAGATAGAGTCCATCGGTATGTGGATAGGTTGGAttcatatttggttagagattgtaccatTGCTTCtttgaataaagacatggatatagcgaGGATGCAGGCTTTTGCACAGAAACTGGAGGATCAGAGACAAAGAAGGAGGGCACAAGAAATAGAAAGGGGGCaatccaagagggccagatctacaggacAGTTTACACCACCCCAGGGTGAGTTTAGGCCACAATTTTCTAACAGGCCACCCAGGCCATCATCCTCTTACTCTACAGGTAGTGCTCCACCACAACTTTAAGGGTCTAGAAATGATCAATTTGGGCAGAGAAGTGAGGGCCAAGGTACAAGGACAACAAGATATTCGGGAAGCCAGTAAATGCCTCCTAGGCAGCCTTGCAGACAATGTGGGAGATATCATATAGGTGCGTGTCGCATGGGAACAGATGTTTGTTATTGGTGTGGTATGCCATGGCATGTAATAAAAGATTGCCCAAGAAGACGCAGGGGTGATATGGCACAACCTACTGGATCAGCtgttgcattatcatcatcagtGCCTCCATCAAGTAGAGGTGAGCAATTTCCTATAGGTCGCGGCAGAGGTATTAGAGGGGCAGCTAGTTCCAGCGTGGCCCAAAATCGCACATATGCTCTAGGGACTCGACAGAACCTGGAAGCTTCACccgatgtggttataggtacattgtccatcttctCACATAAAGCGTATGCATTAATTGACCCTGGTTCTACATTGTCATATATTACTCCATTAGTTGCTGGGAAGCTTAGTAGAACACCTAAATTATTGAATCAACCACTTGCGGTGTCTACACCAACTGGGGAGTCAATTATAGCTAGAAGAGTCTATTGTGACTGCATAGTGACTATCTGCGACCGAGATACATTAGCTGATCTTAtcgagttagaaatggtagaatttgatattataatgggtatggattggttggcttcttgctATGCCACCGTTGACTGCCGAACCAAGAGAGTGTACTTTCACTTTCCAAATGAAGCAGTCCTTGAATGGGAAGGCAATATTGGGGCACCAAaagggaggtttatctcttattttaaagccagaaaaatgatatcaaagggatATATATGTCATCTCGTTAGAGTGAGAGATGTGGAGGCAGAATCACCAACTATCCAGTCTGTtccaatagtgaatgaatttatTGATGTCTTTCCTGAGGAACTCCCTGGTTTGCCTCCAGAACGAGAAATAGATTCTGGTATTGACTTATTACCAGGCACtgagcctatctctatccctccatatagaatggccccggcaGAATTACGTGAATTAAAGGAGCAACTGAAAGACTTgttagaaaagggttttataaggcctagtgtgtccccttggggtgcaccagttttatttgtgcgtaaaaaggatggcacattgaggatgtgtattgactaccgacaactgaaagggtgacaattaagaataaatatcccctccccagaattgatgacttgtttgatcagttacagggtgccaaatacttttcaaagatcgatttgagatcaggttatcatcaggtGAGAGTGAAGGAaaaggatatacctaagacagctttccgaaccagatatggtcactttgacTTTCTTGTTATGTCGTTTGGGCTAACGAATGCACCAgcagtttttatggatttgatgaatagagtgttcaagcctTTCTTGGATGTGTTCgtgatagtatttatagatgatattctggtgtattcaaggtcagaagaggaccatgcaaATCATTTACGACTAGTGCTACAAGTTCTCCGTGATcgtcggttgtatgctaagttttccaaatgtgaattttggttaaagtcagtggcatttttgggccatattgtATCGGATGAAAGAATAAGGGTGGATTCACAAAAGATAGAGGCTGTGAAAGATTGGCCAAGGCCAACGACACCTACAGAAGTTCAAAGCTTCCTTGGATTGgcaggttattacagaaggtttgttgaaggtttttcttctatatctGCACCTCTTACTAAGCTAACTCACAAGGAaaccaaattccaatggaatgatgcatgtgaaaggagctttcaagagttgaaaagtaGGCTAACCTCAGCACCTGTGCTAGTGCTTCCAGAAGGCTCGGAGGgatatgcagtgtattgtgatgcttcaggagttggtttagggtgtgtacTAACACAACATGGTAAAGTAATTGCTTATGCCTCGAGACAATTGAGACCACACGAGAAAAACTAcccaacacatgatcttgagctagtagcggttgtatttgctttaaagatatggcgccactatttgtatgggatacACGTGGACATAtatacagatcataagagtttacagtatattttcaagcagaaagatctaaatttgaggcagcggaggtggctagagttaataaaagattatgatattgatatattataccatccagggaaagcaaatgtggtggcTGATGCTCTAAGTCGTAAGACACTCATGGGTACCAGTGATCAGAAAGGGGTAAAGCAAGGCATGGCTAAGGATCTGCGTCAACTAGCCAATCTGGGTGTTCGTCTACTCGAAACTCCAAGGAAGGATATTATTGTACATAATGCTACCGATTCTTCATTGATAagggaagtgaaagaaaaacagtgTTATGATCCTATTCTACAATGCCTTAAGGGGAAAGTA contains:
- the LOC124894762 gene encoding uncharacterized protein LOC124894762, giving the protein MPPRQPCRQCGRYHIGACRMGTDVCYWCGMPWHVIKDCPRRRRGDMAQPTGSAVALSSSVPPSSRGEQFPIGRGRGIRGAASSSVAQNRTYALGTRQNLEASPDVVIGTLSIFSHKAYALIDPGSTLSYITPLVAGKLSRTPKLLNQPLAVSTPTGESIIARRVYCDCIVTICDRDTLADLIELEMGYICHLVRVRDVEAESPTIQSVPIVNEFIDVFPEELPGLPPEREIDSGIDLLPGTEPISIPPYRMAPAELRELKEQLKDLLEKGKANVVADALSRKTLMGTSDQKGVKQGMAKDLRQLANLGVRLLETPRKDIIVHNATDSSLIREVKEKQCYDPILQCLKGKVSQGIMKEFRLTQDGVLYCQNRLCVPDVNRLRRRIMEEAHHSRYSIHPGSTKMYHDLKGVFWWGGMKKDLAEFVAQCPTCQQVKVEHQKPVNKFDSIWVIVDRLTKSAHFLPVRSDYTAEEYAKLYLKEIVRLHGVQLSIISDRGAQFTAKFWKSFQRSLGTRVNLSTAFHPQTDGQAERTIQTLEDMLRTCALDFKGDPSRITPIEDVQVTEDLTYEEVPVAILDRQVKKLRNKEMASVKVLWRNNQVEEITWEPEEVMISKYPHLFEDREGPKDTEEEH